From Apilactobacillus bombintestini:
ATAGCTATAATTAGAATCATGAGTAAAAATATTGGATAAAATAATACATCTTGAATTTTTCTTTTATTTTTTATCTTAATTTCGATAAATTTACTTATTTCCACTAAACAATTAGTGACATCTCCATGTTCTTCACTAATCTTTATTTGATTATAAAAATCATTATCAATATATTTTTCTAAAACTGAGCTTAATTCATATCCGGCTATTAGTCTTTCTTCCATATTTTGGATAAAATTTACATTATTCAAATCTCTCAAAAAGCGAAAAGCTTGTTTAACACTAAAACCAGCATTAAACATATCACTCAAATTTTTCAGCAAATAATATTGTTTATTAAGCGACAGCTTTTTCATAATTCACATCCCAACATTAAGATTAATTAAACAACTTTTCGTAATCGGTAATCTTCATATCTGCAACCATACTTTCATCATCGTCAATTTTTAATTGTTGAAATACCACTGCTGCAATTGATTGCTTTAAATCATCGTAATCGCATCCCAATTGTTTTAATCTTGTAATTGTTCCACTAGTACTTTTCGAATGAACTGTAGTTAACACTAAATGTCCCGATAGTGAGGCACGTATCGCTGCTTCAGCAGTTTTATAATCTCTGATTTCGCCAATAATAAATATATCAGGATGACTACGTAGTCCTACTTTAATCAAATCGTCATAGTAAATGCCTGCTGATTCATTTACTTGTAGTTGTAAAAAATCTTCTTCAATTATTTCTACCGGATCTTCAATAGTCATAACAAAATTTTCTTTTTTCATTTTATTAGCTAATTGATAAATAGAAGTAGTCTTACCTGAACCAGTCTTTCCAGAAAATAAAATTAATCCACCGTTTTTAGATAAATTAATAAGATTGTCTAAATTATCTTCATTTTTTTCATCTAATTTAATTTTATTTAATGGATAAATTATCCTAATAACCATAGCTTCCTGATTTTGAAAATTTCCTACAGACGAGAATCGCAAAAATACTTTATCATCACCATATATAAATTCTAGTGATCCTATCTGTGGTCTTCTTTTTTCGCTAACTGACATTCCGCTAATAAACTTGCAATAATTTATTAGTCTTTGTGTAGGTACATAAGAACTATTCAAATCATCTATACGAACGCCATCATTACCTTTTAATACAAAATAATTATTTCTAGGCAATATATAGATGTCATTTATATATTTTTTAATAGAATTTTTAATTATTTCGTTAAAAATTCTATTCATATAAATCCCCCCTACTAATATATTCGTAAAATTTTTTCGAAAATACATTTTTTACGGAAATTTTTTTATTTTTATGTATTAAATAGAAATATTAATCAATATAAAAGCAAAAAAAAATACCAATCTTCCTAAAAAAGGAAAATTGGTATTTTTATTAATTATTTAAAATTTATTATTCAGCGTCTTCTGGTAACTTAGCTGCTTCGTAAACGTCTTGAACGTCATCGTTTTCATCTAGTTCGTCAATAAGACCTGTGTATTGTGATACTTTATCACTTGGTACTTCAGTCTTGTTTTGTGGGAACATAGTAACTTCAGCAGTATCTAAGTCATACTTTTCTTGTAGAGCATCTCTAACAGAAGTTAAATCTGAAGGTTCAGTAAAGATTTCAAATCTGTCATCGCTAGTCTTCATGTCTTCAGCACCAGCATCTAGGATATCCATTAACATGCTGTCTTCATCAACATCAAGTCCGTCACGTAAGATAACAATGTATCCTTTACGATCAAACATGTATGAAACTGAACCATTTGAACCTAGTGAACCACCATGATGAGTAAATGCTGAACGAACGGCAGCAGCAGTACGGTTCTTGTTATCAGTTAAGCAAGAAACCATAAGAGCTGTACCAGCAGGTCCGTATCC
This genomic window contains:
- the comGA gene encoding competence type IV pilus ATPase ComGA; translation: MNRIFNEIIKNSIKKYINDIYILPRNNYFVLKGNDGVRIDDLNSSYVPTQRLINYCKFISGMSVSEKRRPQIGSLEFIYGDDKVFLRFSSVGNFQNQEAMVIRIIYPLNKIKLDEKNEDNLDNLINLSKNGGLILFSGKTGSGKTTSIYQLANKMKKENFVMTIEDPVEIIEEDFLQLQVNESAGIYYDDLIKVGLRSHPDIFIIGEIRDYKTAEAAIRASLSGHLVLTTVHSKSTSGTITRLKQLGCDYDDLKQSIAAVVFQQLKIDDDESMVADMKITDYEKLFN
- a CDS encoding YebC/PmpR family DNA-binding transcriptional regulator, which encodes MSGHSKWHNIQGRKGAQDKKRGKIFQKLSRDLYQAAKAGGAEADGNPQLRLVIDKAHAANMPKDNIQRAIDKATGVGGANYEEITYEGYGPAGTALMVSCLTDNKNRTAAAVRSAFTHHGGSLGSNGSVSYMFDRKGYIVILRDGLDVDEDSMLMDILDAGAEDMKTSDDRFEIFTEPSDLTSVRDALQEKYDLDTAEVTMFPQNKTEVPSDKVSQYTGLIDELDENDDVQDVYEAAKLPEDAE